The following nucleotide sequence is from Vanrija pseudolonga chromosome 4, complete sequence.
AGCCGCCccgcgcgagccgccgccgccgccgccattgacgaccacacacacacgatGCGACCATGTTGAACCCATCATCCTCAGACTCATCACAACAACTCACTCTTCTCCCCATCCCATCGACTACCACGCTCGTTGAAAGCGCCTCGGAAGCGACAAGCGCACGAGGTATTCCCCGCCCAAAACTCGCcaccgaccgacgccgacgcccgcccgccgccggctcgacTCGCCTTAGCCCGGCGTACCCGCCTCCCATCGACTCTCCTCTCCCACacccctccccaccaccaccaccaccaccaccaccaacatgTCCGACTCGAACCCCATCACATCagtcgcgccgtcgaccaACCCCATCACgtccgtgtcggcgtcgtacCCCCAGTCCGGGGGCCAGATGTACACGAACCAGGCGCTGCTGAGCCAGCTCAACCTAGACCTCCGGGGCCGCCTgttcctcgtcgagcgcgagacgcTCATGCTCCTCCCTGAGAGCGTGCTGCTCGCCCTCTTCCCCCAGGGCTTGATCCTGTCCAAGCCTGCCAGctgggagggcggcgacgacggcgtgttTACCGTCGACGTGAGTTGCGCTGGGCGGTCACCGACAGAACGCGACGCTGACATTGCCCCCCTTTGCCCGGCTTGGATCCGTTACTCGATGTTTCTTCTGGCTCGATGTGACCCGGCTCGCCTTCGGCTCGCCCACTCGCACAGTTCGACCCAGACTGCTTTGCCTACATCCTCGACTTTTGGGCAGACGCCCAGTCAGCCTTCtacggcacgccgacgacgccaggCTTATTCCACGCCCAGCAGGCcatgccgccgagcccgaccgACCCCAACTCGGACATCAACCAGAACCCGCTGCTGACCAAGCAGGCGATCATTgtcctgcgcgaggagctcgagtaCTTCTCCATCACGACGCCTggggcgctggcgcgcgtcgacgaccagggcCTCGCGAATGACGAGCTCCGCGCGctcaagcgcgccgcgggcgaggcgctcgcgtccaAGCGCCAGATTTTCACCGCCCTCCAGCGCAACGTCAACAAGGAGAACAACATGGCCGAGCAGCACCTCATCGACATGCTCTGCATGAGCGGCTTcaaccgcgacgacgagtggggcTTCCGCGCCTGCGAGCCCACGCGCAACGTCATTTCGAGCAtggcgctcgtgctcctcaagACGGGCATCATCCACCCTGGCACTCcaggcgcgccggccgacatTACGACGCCGAtcatcgacgacaagcaGATGGGCACGGCGCAGAAGCTGCTGCTGTTCTGGCGCAAGCCTGCGGTGGGTTGGACTGTTGGGCGGCAGCTGACGGACAGCGCAAGTGCTGGtgggacggcgtcgaggtcgaggtgccTAAATCCAGCACGTCGAAGGAGACGATGCCGGTCAAGGTCTGGGCGCGCCGCGTCTGGACGCTCGAGTTGTCTCTAGTGAGTGCACCGCAGAGGTTTAGCCCGCAAAGCGGGCGGAACCGATGAGCCGTGACCCAGCCGAATCTGCCACTGACGTACCCCAGATCTAAGTGTGTAATGGGAACGGCAAAGACTTGTACGACTGCTCAACCTGTACGACCTCGCCGCACCCTTCGTGTGTAAACGCACAATGTGTATAGCTGCATATTTCTTGTCGGGGTGAGCGAgtgccgcctcgtcctcggggacGCCGGCCCCAtcgccccccccccgccACCGTTACCCGCCCGTCTGTACCTGCATGATACTTCTTCTACTTGTGGCCCGCGCACATGCATAATCATACCCGCAACTACAACTTCCTGACACCGACGGCCCACACGATGGGAATCGCGTCATGCCCGGTAATGATCGAGGgcagcacgccgcggcggccagccttgacatcgacgaggccgtaCTTCTCAAAGAGGGCCGTGAGCTGCTCGGGTGAGAAGGCGTGGTGGAAGAGGCCGGGGCCGTTGACCGTGTCCGCGGGGCCCTGGGAGGTGCGTCAGctccgctcctcctcctcatctccTCCATCCTCTGCCACTCACCTTGCCCTCAGCagcggccttctcgtcgcgcgcctccttggcggggtcgcgcCCGTCCTCGGTCGTGCCGAACTCCGTGACAACCAAGCGGCCACCGTCGCGGAGGATACCGACCGCACcggcgaagaaggcgtcgaggtcgtcgacgtggtgcacgacgaggttggcgacggcgacgtcgaagCGCTCGCGGTGCGGCAGGACCCAACGGCGCgggtcctcctcggtcggcgagggcTGCGGCAGGCCACGCGCGAACGCGCCAGGCGAGTCCTTGCCCAGCGCGTGCAGCGTGTGCGTCACGTTGGAGCGCACGCTGACGGGCTGCGTCGCGAACGTGAGCAGCATGTTGGCGCTCGTGTCGATCGCGTGGACGTGCTCAAACTGCTTGGCGAAGTGTGTCGTGACGGacccgacgccggcgccgatcTCGAGCAGGCTCTTCTTCTTGAGCGACTCCTCGTCCAGCCccgactcggcgagcgcgtagGTCACTGTCTCGGCGGACGCCTTGGCAGCCTCCTTGCTGCGGCGGTCAGCCAGCGCAAAGAGGGAAACGGTGCAGCACCACTTACAGCCCAGGCCGCGCGAGGTACTCCTCGCCGTTccacgcgtcgccgccgtggccgtggccgtggccgtgccCGTGCGAGTGTGCGTGCGCAGGCGCAGCAAGcacaacctcctcctcggcgtcgccgacgaccttggcgggctggggcgcctcgccgccgcgctcctggTCAATGAGGGCGTGCAGGGCCGAGTATTGGGGGTTGTTGGACATGGTGTGGTGCTGTGTGCGATGAGTAAGAGTGCGAAAGATGTGAATGTGGGGGATGTGGAGGTGGTGTGATCCGGCGTaatggcgatggcgagcttTTATCTGCGGCGGGCGATCAGCTTGCGCCAGCGTCACAAGTGTCAGCGCCACTCACGATACCTGCGACGGCACCGACAGCGAGGATGGATAGGAGTGTAATCCCAACGACCACCCGTCCACGACGACCTTGTTGCCGGCTGTCGGTCGccgagtggggtgggggatgCGGGGTGAGGTTGCCGGCCATTCCGAGCCAatcggcttcggcttccgGTGGAGTGAGgtagacggcggcgggggttgAGCGGGACACCGGCGTCCTGTCGGGCTGGACAACGACTGGGGCAGTGCTGCACGCTCGTCGTTATATGCACGCGTGCAtcgcggtcgccgaggcctcgGCGTCAGCTTCGCGTGCACCTAGCATCGGCGTCATGCGTGTACACAGAGCCCGTGTCGACGTCCCCCTCTCGGCCTCTCGGCCTCCGACGCAGTCACTATGCTACAAATGCATCACACCCCACGCCGCCTAATCTCTCCTCTTccgcccgctgcccgccCGTGCCGTCTTGCCAATCTCACTGACCCACCCGGGGGCCTTCTCGAACCCGTTACGCCCGCTCGTAAAGTCCTTGACGGCctgcgcggccgcctcgcgcgagGTGACGACGAACGGGCCCTGCTGGACGACGGGCTGGTCGAGCGGCTTGCCGGCTATCAAGACGATGCGGCTCGGTTTCCGCCCGCTCGGCTTGGTCAAGAGCAcgcccgtctcgccctcgccggaACTGAGTATCGCTGCGTTGTGTGCCTCGAGCGTCGTGTCCCCGATCTTGACTGTGCCAGCGAGTACGTACACGATCGCCGTGTGCCCCGCCTCGATAGCAGCCCACGCCTcgctgcccgcgcgctcgagcgaAAAGTCGGCAAACAccatgccctcggcgccggtgggcTTGATTGGCCCGGTCGCGCCGCAAacctcgcccacgacgacagTGACGCTGCCCCGGTCccacgcggcgcggcccaTGGAGGCGGCTTTCCGGTCCTGGTAGCTCGGCTTGACCATCTTCTTGGCGGCCGGCAGGTCGATCCACAGCTGCAGCGATGTGGCGCTGtccggcccgtcgtcggggAACAGGGGCATCTCAGAGTGCACGATGCCGCGGCCGGCAGTCATCCACTGCGCGTCGCCAGTGCTCAGCACGCCCTTGTTGCCCAGAAAGTCCTCGTGCTGCATCgtgctgcggcgtcagcttgtGCTGCTTACGCCCGCCGACTCACCCGTCCAGCACCCAGGTCAGCGTGCTCATCCCTCGGTGGGGGTGTGTCGGGAAGCCCTGGGGGTTAGATGAGGCCATCAAGGTATAACCCACAGCTCCGCGCTCCACTGTCGCCCAGTCGAGGATCAAGAACGGGCTCGGGTTCCACATGCCTGGCGTGCCGACCGAGCGCTtgacccgcgcgccgacgccctcggccgtctcgaACGCCGTCATTGATTTCTGCACCTTGCGCGAGATGCGTGGCGGTTGTGTTTCTGTTTCTGTCTCCGCCATGATGGGTAGGGGGTGATGTTGAAAGAGTTGGAGCCGATTTGTTGACGGCTTTTATGGCAGTGACGTCGAAGATCAGTTCTGCTTGGCAGCTCACGTGGCATTTCAGACATCTTTGTAATCGTTCCCGAGTTGCAGGAATCACCTTCAGCGGGCCATTTGGAATGGGCAGGCATCAGTAAACGCAGCGCGGTGCATGAAGTTAGCGAGAGAAACCGGTCATGCTTGCGCCTAACCCTTCTGCGATCCAGCACAACTAAAATGCATCCCAGAGTGATAACTGGAACCAAACACACCCTTTCTCCCGGTTTTGCGGCGCCATTCACGCGACCCTCTCAATAACAACCAGTTCAACCCCCCACTCCACTACTTCTTCACCGAGTTTGAGTTGTCGTTACACGTCCACGGGCCGTTCTTGGCCTGCGCCTTGATCAACTCGACGATGCCGCTGTACGTGCCCGAGACGATGATGACAAAGGCGAGGACCACAATGAACAAGTTGAGCGCGCCCGCCCACTTGTTGCGTTCGGCCCACGTCTTGCCGCGCCACGAGTCGTACCACCACATGAGGGGGAACGGAAGAAGTGTGCCTGGCGTGCTGCAGATGGCGCCGATGAAGCTGACAATGAGGGAGAAGATGGGGATGGCCGACGCGAGGATGTAGCTCGCGGCCATGATGGCAAAGTTGACGCCGAGCCACACGGCCCAGTGCTTCTTGGTGGGGTGCGAGAGGTCGTgcgtgccgacgaggatgcggACGAAAAGGAACTTGGCGGTGatctgggggtgtgagcggtgGCTGTGTGCTCTGGCTTGGGCGAACTTACGTGCGCGTAGAGACACAGCGTGACCAGCAGTGCAGGCAGAACGACGCCGTACGAGATGCGCTTGACGAGGGGACCAGCCGATCCGAGACTGGGAGACGAGATGTACTGTCCGCAGTAGTAGTACATGACTGTTCCAATCGCGAGGTagcaggcgcagcagagCCACATGGAGATGACCATTGTGCGCTGGTACTTGCGCGGCTCCTTCATCTCGCACAGGATGGAGAAGTAGACGGGGGTCGCGGCGTAGGCGAAAATAACCTAGGGTCAGCCGGCCTGTCTCACGACATCGCACTCACAGTTGTCACGGACGTCATAGTCTGCGTGAAGGTGGGGTGGCCGATGATCTTGAAGTTCTTGTCCCAAGGCCCAGTctgaggcgcggcggccgggcGGTCCTGGATACCGACGGCAATGGTGACGATGAGGAGCGCGGCCACGATGGAGACGAGGCCAACCCACGCGAGCCACGTGAGCTTGTGTAGTGTGCGGatggaggagaggaggaagccaacgacggcagcgacggcgatgaagaCGGCCGTGCAGGCGCCATGGACGGACACGGCGTTGAGCGCAGCTTGGGCGTGAGCGGGGCCTGGGTGGCAGTGCAGACTTACTGGAAACAGAGACGAGTGCGCCGGCGACCACGAACGTCTTGCCTGAGTCCTGTCAGTGACGCTACCCCATGTCTATGTACTCACCAAGCACGAACTGCACGCTCATGATCTCGCGTCCGACCTTGCCCCAGATGAGGAagagggcgtcggcgacagaGTAGCACTGGGGGTGGTTACGCTTGAACGGCCCGATGACCATGACGGTGTCTGGGGTCGTCAGCTTTGCAAGCCGCCAAAGCTCACAGGTCATCAGCGCGCAGATGGAGATGAGGAGGATGTACCCCGGGATCAGGCCGACCGTGTGGAACACGGCCGGGAGACCCAGCACGCCCATGCCCAAGTTTGCCTTGGTCATGAGCACGAACGCGCCGATGGCCGTGACGGAGCGGTACTCCTTTGCGTGttcgtcgaggtcgccgaaCACGCCGTCAGTCTCGGGTGCgcgcttgccgtcctcgatgtcgtcggtcgacttgaccgtgtcgagggcgtcgatggcgtcgatCTTGGTTGTTGAGGGGTTCTCGTTCTTCATCTTTCGGTTCGCTGTCGGCTGCTGGAGGAAGCCCATCGTCCAGCCCATCGCGCCGTCTTATATCACCGGCGCGAACAAATGACCCGCGCCGATATGAAGTCCCACGGGGCCGCCGGTGTCGCTCGCCGgtcccctcgctccctcTCGCTCTCGGCTACGGCACGCCCAGCGAGCGCTCACAATCTCGGGTTGCTGTCCGAAGCCGAAAATTGTGACCAAGGCGGAGTTCGGGGCGATAAAGAGGAACAGTGAAGAGATGCATGGCGCAGGTCGCCGGTTGACAAAGCACAGGGAGGGGGGGTGTTGGAGGAGATAGAGAGGCGAAATGTAATGTTGGAGCCTGCAAAGTGCCAAGGGCAATGGCGGTTATAGCCGGATGCCACGTGAGATAACGAGTGGCAATCAAgc
It contains:
- the SPBP4H10.16c gene encoding WHI2-like protein — translated: MSDSNPITSVAPSTNPITSVSASYPQSGGQMYTNQALLSQLNLDLRGRLFLVERETLMLLPESVLLALFPQGLILSKPASWEGGDDGVFTVDFDPDCFAYILDFWADAQSAFYGTPTTPGLFHAQQAMPPSPTDPNSDINQNPLLTKQAIIVLREELEYFSITTPGALARVDDQGLANDELRALKRAAGEALASKRQIFTALQRNVNKENNMAEQHLIDMLCMSGFNRDDEWGFRACEPTRNVISSMALVLLKTGIIHPGTPGAPADITTPIIDDKQMGTAQKLLLFWRKPARKCWWDGVEVEVPKSSTSKETMPVKVWARRVWTLELSLI
- the PIR_0 gene encoding Pirin, with the translated sequence MAETETETQPPRISRKVQKSMTAFETAEGVGARVKRSVGTPGMWNPSPFLILDWATVERGAGFPTHPHRGMSTLTWVLDGTMQHEDFLGNKGVLSTGDAQWMTAGRGIVHSEMPLFPDDGPDSATSLQLWIDLPAAKKMVKPSYQDRKAASMGRAAWDRGSVTVVVGEVCGATGPIKPTGAEGMVFADFSLERAGSEAWAAIEAGHTAIVYVLAGTVKIGDTTLEAHNAAILSSGEGETGVLLTKPSGRKPSRIVLIAGKPLDQPVVQQGPFVVTSREAAAQAVKDFTSGRNGFEKAPGWVSEIGKTARAGSGRKRRD
- the mtr_10 gene encoding N amino acid transport system protein, whose translation is MGWTMGFLQQPTANRKMKNENPSTTKIDAIDALDTVKSTDDIEDGKRAPETDGVFGDLDEHAKEYRSVTAIGAFVLMTKANLGMGVLGLPAVFHTVGLIPGYILLISICALMTYTVMVIGPFKRNHPQCYSVADALFLIWGKVGREIMSVQFVLGKTFVVAGALVSVSTALNAVSVHGACTAVFIAVAAVVGFLLSSIRTLHKLTWLAWVGLVSIVAALLIVTIAVGIQDRPAAAPQTGPWDKNFKIIGHPTFTQTMTSVTTVIFAYAATPVYFSILCEMKEPRKYQRTMVISMWLCCACYLAIGTVMYYYCGQYISSPSLGSAGPLVKRISYGVVLPALLVTLCLYAHITAKFLFVRILVGTHDLSHPTKKHWAVWLGVNFAIMAASYILASAIPIFSLIVSFIGAICSTPGTLLPFPLMWWYDSWRGKTWAERNKWAGALNLFIVVLAFVIIVSGTYSGIVELIKAQAKNGPWTCNDNSNSVKK